One genomic segment of Microbacterium sp. ProA8 includes these proteins:
- a CDS encoding sugar ABC transporter permease codes for MTATDVRPDAPEAPPQRKEKPVRVLSFSQNLSRWDLKFSPYLYISPFFILFAIVGLFPIAYTAVISFMEWDLVRNSGEFIGFGQYVWILENPHFWTALRNTFSIFLLSSVPQLLLAVFIAAMLDKNIRAKTFWRTSVLLPYVMAPVAVALIFSNMFGDNHGLVNNILTDLGLPAVPWHKDPFWSHVAIATMVNFRWTGYNALILLAAMQAVPREYYEAATVDGAGAFRQFWSITLPSLRPTLIFVIITSTIGGLQIFDEPSQFDNTGEGGAAQQWLTISLFLYNIGWRDWNFGRAAALAWILFLIILVIGLINLLVTRRLVRDEGGRGVTIPRKRGLSRKGQGR; via the coding sequence GTGACTGCCACCGACGTGCGGCCCGACGCGCCTGAGGCGCCGCCGCAGCGGAAGGAGAAGCCCGTCCGGGTGCTCTCCTTCAGCCAGAACCTCAGCCGCTGGGACCTCAAGTTCTCGCCCTACCTGTACATCTCGCCGTTCTTCATCCTGTTCGCGATCGTCGGCCTCTTCCCGATCGCCTACACCGCCGTCATCTCGTTCATGGAGTGGGACCTCGTCCGCAACTCCGGCGAGTTCATCGGGTTCGGCCAGTACGTCTGGATCCTGGAGAACCCGCACTTCTGGACGGCGCTGCGCAACACGTTCAGCATCTTCCTGCTCTCGAGCGTGCCGCAGCTGCTGCTGGCGGTGTTCATCGCCGCCATGCTCGACAAGAACATCCGCGCCAAGACCTTCTGGCGCACCAGCGTGCTTCTGCCCTACGTGATGGCACCCGTCGCCGTCGCCCTGATCTTCAGCAACATGTTCGGCGACAACCACGGTCTGGTGAACAACATCCTCACCGACCTGGGGCTGCCGGCGGTGCCTTGGCACAAGGATCCCTTCTGGAGCCATGTCGCCATCGCCACCATGGTGAACTTCCGCTGGACCGGCTACAACGCGCTCATCCTCCTCGCGGCGATGCAGGCCGTTCCCCGTGAGTACTACGAGGCGGCCACCGTCGACGGTGCCGGCGCCTTCCGGCAGTTCTGGAGCATCACGCTGCCGTCGCTGCGTCCCACGCTCATCTTCGTCATCATCACGTCGACCATCGGCGGACTGCAGATCTTCGACGAGCCGAGCCAATTCGACAACACCGGCGAGGGCGGAGCCGCGCAGCAGTGGCTCACCATCTCGCTCTTCCTGTACAACATCGGCTGGCGGGACTGGAACTTCGGTCGGGCCGCGGCATTGGCCTGGATCCTGTTCCTCATCATCCTCGTGATCGGCCTCATCAATCTCTTGGTCACCCGCCGACTCGTCCGCGACGAGGGCGGCCGTGGCGTCACCATTCCCCGCAAGCGGGGCCTGAGCAGGAAGGGACAGGGCCGATGA
- a CDS encoding family 1 glycosylhydrolase, whose translation MTTAIPRAFPQDFLFGAATAAYQIEGAAHEDGRRDSIWDAFARVPGAVINADNGDVACDHYHRYGDDVALMKDLGLQTYRFSTSWSRVRPDGGAVNLQGVDFYKRLTDELLDAGILPWLTLYHWDLPQALQEKGGWANRDTADLFTEYALTMHDALGDRVNVWTTLNEPWCSSFLSYTAGMHAPGHYSVEEGVLAAHHLLLGHGQAVRELRARDASLKLGITLNLTVADPVDESDPADVDAARRIDGQFNRWFLDPIFRGQYPADIVEDIRKVDAAAVAAWESAVRPGDLEAIATPIDTLGVNYYHGEYVGGHEPVNPPIGGDAPTDRPGHSPYPSHEGIFWHERGLPRTPMQWEVQPDGLTTLLHRVWDEYAEPAGTVLYVTENGAAYDDELVVEAGEKRIHDADRVEFLRAHLGAILDAADAGVDVRGYFYWSLLDNFEWAWGYEKRFGIVRVDYDTQERTPKDSALEYRRIIGARALDLESARAAATAS comes from the coding sequence ATGACGACCGCGATCCCGCGCGCCTTCCCCCAGGACTTCCTGTTCGGGGCGGCGACCGCCGCCTACCAGATCGAGGGCGCGGCCCACGAGGACGGCCGCCGCGACTCCATCTGGGACGCCTTCGCCCGCGTTCCCGGCGCCGTCATCAACGCCGACAACGGCGATGTGGCGTGCGACCACTATCACCGCTACGGCGATGACGTGGCGCTGATGAAGGACCTCGGTCTGCAGACGTACCGCTTCTCCACGTCGTGGTCGCGCGTGCGGCCCGACGGCGGTGCGGTCAATCTCCAGGGTGTCGACTTCTACAAGCGGCTGACCGACGAGCTGCTGGATGCCGGCATCCTGCCGTGGCTGACGCTGTACCACTGGGATCTGCCGCAGGCGCTGCAGGAGAAGGGCGGCTGGGCCAACCGCGACACGGCCGACCTCTTCACCGAGTACGCCCTGACGATGCACGACGCGCTGGGCGACCGCGTGAACGTGTGGACGACGCTCAACGAGCCGTGGTGCTCGTCGTTCCTGAGCTACACCGCAGGCATGCACGCGCCCGGTCACTACAGCGTCGAAGAGGGTGTGCTCGCCGCTCACCACCTGCTGCTCGGCCACGGGCAGGCCGTGCGCGAGCTGCGGGCGCGCGACGCGTCGCTGAAGCTCGGCATCACGCTGAACCTCACCGTCGCCGATCCGGTCGACGAGAGCGACCCGGCCGACGTGGACGCCGCACGGCGCATCGACGGCCAGTTCAACCGGTGGTTCCTCGACCCGATCTTCCGCGGTCAGTACCCGGCCGACATCGTCGAGGACATCCGCAAGGTGGATGCCGCAGCCGTGGCCGCCTGGGAGTCCGCGGTGCGCCCGGGCGACCTGGAGGCGATCGCGACCCCCATCGACACGCTCGGGGTGAACTACTACCACGGCGAGTACGTGGGCGGTCACGAGCCGGTGAATCCGCCGATCGGCGGCGACGCGCCGACCGATCGCCCCGGCCACTCGCCGTACCCCTCGCACGAGGGCATCTTCTGGCACGAACGCGGCCTGCCTCGCACGCCGATGCAGTGGGAGGTGCAGCCCGACGGGCTCACCACGCTGCTGCACCGCGTGTGGGACGAGTACGCGGAGCCGGCCGGCACCGTGCTGTACGTCACCGAGAACGGCGCCGCGTACGACGACGAGCTCGTCGTCGAGGCGGGCGAGAAGCGCATCCACGATGCTGATCGCGTGGAGTTCCTGCGGGCACACCTCGGCGCGATCCTCGATGCCGCTGACGCCGGCGTCGATGTGCGGGGATACTTCTATTGGTCGCTCCTCGACAACTTCGAGTGGGCGTGGGGGTACGAGAAGCGGTTCGGCATCGTCCGCGTGGACTACGACACGCAGGAGCGGACGCCCAAGGACAGCGCGCTCGAATACCGCCGCATCATCGGCGCACGGGCCCTCGACCTGGAGTCCGCGCGCGCGGCGGCCACGGCGTCGTAG
- a CDS encoding thioredoxin family protein has protein sequence MKRATVIGTAVGAVVVVGVAAAIAFSASGDAGLAGSGGSSPTASATAEPSASPSADRQSPEPTAEPQASETAPAPGAYVDYSEEALAAASGTRVLFFHAPWCPQCRALESDILAAGVPAGVTVVKVDYDSHQDLRQQYGVRIQTTVVALDGEGNGTATFVAYDEPTLAAALSGLGLSG, from the coding sequence ATGAAGCGGGCAACGGTGATCGGGACAGCGGTGGGCGCCGTTGTGGTGGTGGGCGTCGCCGCGGCGATCGCCTTCTCGGCGAGCGGGGACGCCGGGCTCGCCGGCTCCGGGGGCTCCTCGCCGACCGCCTCCGCGACGGCAGAGCCCAGCGCTTCTCCGTCAGCGGACCGCCAGAGTCCGGAGCCGACCGCCGAGCCGCAGGCGAGCGAGACCGCCCCGGCGCCGGGCGCCTACGTCGACTACAGCGAGGAGGCACTCGCCGCAGCGAGCGGCACGAGGGTCTTGTTCTTCCATGCGCCCTGGTGTCCGCAGTGTCGCGCGCTGGAGTCCGACATCCTCGCTGCCGGGGTGCCGGCAGGCGTCACGGTGGTCAAAGTGGACTACGACTCACACCAGGATCTGCGTCAGCAGTACGGCGTCAGGATCCAGACGACGGTGGTGGCCCTGGATGGCGAGGGCAACGGCACCGCCACCTTCGTCGCGTACGACGAGCCGACTCTGGCAGCGGCACTGTCGGGGCTCGGACTCAGCGGCTGA
- a CDS encoding solute carrier family 23 protein has product MPLWTLHGNGRTVEPGKVVKPDERLNWPATVAIGAQHVIAMFGATFLVPVLTGFPVSTTLLFSGIGTLLFLLITKNRLPSYLGSSFAFIAPVTAATASQGMGSALAGIVAVGVLLAAVGFIVQFAGLGWIEKLMPPVVAGAIVALIGFNLAPVAWTNFQQAPITATITLAAVILCSVLFRGFLGRISIFLGVIVGYVVALLRGEVDFTAVNDLVANGQWVGLPTFALPTFGDPGTWSVIAMFLPVVLVLIAENVGHVRGVATMTEASVNQYTGRALIADGAATVLAGTFGGSGTTTYGENIGVMAATRVYSTAAYWVAGLFAILLSLSPVVGAVFNSIPAGVLGGVTTALYGLIGIIGIKIWVDNRVDFSRPVNQYTGAVALVIAIAGFTMQWGDFQLGAIVIGAAAALLIYHLGNAIARWRKTGADDGGPIPAVGQLGGDPQDVEPR; this is encoded by the coding sequence ATGCCTCTGTGGACCCTTCACGGCAACGGCCGGACCGTCGAACCGGGCAAGGTCGTCAAGCCCGACGAGCGCCTGAACTGGCCCGCGACCGTCGCGATCGGCGCACAGCACGTCATCGCGATGTTCGGCGCCACGTTCCTGGTGCCGGTGCTCACCGGCTTCCCGGTCTCGACGACGCTGCTCTTCTCGGGCATCGGGACCCTGCTGTTCCTGCTCATCACGAAGAACCGCCTGCCCAGTTACCTCGGCTCGTCGTTCGCGTTCATCGCCCCGGTGACGGCGGCCACCGCCTCGCAGGGCATGGGCTCGGCGCTCGCCGGCATCGTCGCCGTCGGCGTGCTGCTGGCGGCCGTCGGCTTCATCGTGCAGTTCGCGGGCCTCGGCTGGATCGAGAAGCTCATGCCGCCGGTCGTCGCCGGCGCCATCGTCGCGCTGATCGGCTTCAACCTCGCGCCGGTCGCCTGGACGAACTTCCAGCAGGCGCCGATCACCGCGACCATCACGCTGGCCGCCGTCATCCTGTGCAGTGTGCTGTTCCGCGGCTTCCTCGGCCGGATCTCGATCTTCCTGGGCGTGATCGTCGGCTACGTCGTGGCGCTGCTGCGCGGCGAGGTGGACTTCACGGCGGTGAACGACCTTGTCGCGAACGGGCAGTGGGTCGGCCTTCCGACCTTCGCCCTCCCCACCTTCGGCGATCCGGGCACCTGGAGCGTCATCGCGATGTTCCTGCCGGTCGTGCTGGTGCTCATCGCCGAGAACGTCGGCCACGTGCGCGGCGTCGCGACCATGACCGAGGCATCCGTCAACCAGTACACCGGCCGCGCGCTCATCGCCGATGGCGCGGCGACCGTGCTCGCGGGTACGTTCGGCGGCTCGGGCACGACGACGTACGGCGAGAACATCGGCGTCATGGCCGCCACCCGCGTGTACTCGACGGCGGCGTACTGGGTCGCCGGTCTCTTCGCGATCCTGCTGTCGCTGTCGCCGGTGGTCGGCGCGGTGTTCAACTCGATCCCGGCCGGCGTGCTGGGCGGCGTGACGACCGCGCTGTACGGGCTCATCGGCATCATCGGCATCAAGATCTGGGTCGACAACCGCGTCGACTTCTCGCGCCCGGTGAACCAGTACACCGGCGCGGTCGCGCTCGTCATCGCGATCGCCGGGTTCACGATGCAGTGGGGCGACTTCCAGCTCGGCGCGATCGTCATCGGTGCGGCGGCGGCCCTCCTGATCTACCACCTCGGCAACGCCATCGCCCGCTGGCGCAAGACCGGCGCCGACGACGGCGGCCCGATCCCGGCGGTCGGGCAGCTCGGCGGCGACCCGCAGGACGTCGAGCCCCGCTGA
- a CDS encoding carbohydrate ABC transporter permease yields the protein MSTTPPLAMVEQPIATAGLRRGRGDRSVKIRGYRAGFWVYAGLALVLVSAVFPYYWSFLIGSGDASTINDPNMSWIPGGNFFANAASVLNDPAVNFWPALWNSIYSSTLIAISVVVTSTLAGWAFAKLRFPGSKGLLVFVVATMAVPMQLGVVPLYILFSDLGWTGNVGAIIIPSLTSAFGVFWMTQYLQQTVPDELIEAARVDGATMFRTFWTVAVPAARPAAAMLFLFTFVTAWNNFFWPFIVLDRRDPTLPVALSLLQSNYFVDYSVVLAGVLLATIPLLLLFAVAGKQLVSGIMAGAVKG from the coding sequence ATGAGCACCACTCCTCCCCTCGCGATGGTCGAACAGCCGATCGCCACGGCCGGCCTGCGCCGCGGACGCGGTGATCGCAGCGTGAAGATCCGCGGGTATCGCGCCGGATTCTGGGTGTACGCGGGTCTGGCCCTCGTCCTCGTCTCGGCCGTGTTCCCGTACTACTGGTCGTTCCTGATCGGTTCGGGGGATGCCTCGACCATCAACGATCCGAACATGTCGTGGATCCCGGGCGGCAACTTCTTCGCCAACGCCGCTTCGGTGCTGAACGACCCCGCGGTGAACTTCTGGCCGGCCCTGTGGAACTCGATCTACAGCTCGACGCTGATCGCGATCTCCGTCGTCGTCACCTCGACGCTCGCCGGCTGGGCGTTCGCCAAGCTGCGCTTCCCCGGCAGCAAGGGGCTGCTCGTCTTCGTCGTGGCGACGATGGCGGTGCCGATGCAGCTGGGTGTCGTACCGCTCTACATCCTGTTCTCCGACCTCGGCTGGACCGGAAACGTGGGCGCGATCATCATCCCCTCGCTCACGAGCGCGTTCGGGGTGTTCTGGATGACGCAGTACCTCCAGCAGACGGTTCCCGATGAGCTCATCGAGGCCGCGCGCGTCGACGGGGCGACCATGTTCCGCACGTTCTGGACGGTGGCGGTCCCCGCGGCCCGACCCGCGGCGGCGATGCTGTTCCTGTTCACCTTCGTCACCGCCTGGAACAACTTCTTCTGGCCGTTCATCGTGCTCGACCGCCGTGACCCGACACTGCCCGTCGCCTTGTCGCTGCTGCAGTCCAACTACTTCGTGGACTACTCGGTGGTGCTCGCGGGCGTGCTGCTGGCGACGATTCCGCTTCTGCTGCTCTTCGCCGTCGCCGGCAAGCAGCTGGTCAGCGGCATCATGGCCGGCGCGGTCAAGGGCTAG
- a CDS encoding ABC transporter ATP-binding protein: protein MQGVPPALELRGLHKRFGQKVAVADLSLHVPAGSFYGLVGPNGAGKTTTLSMATGLLAPDAGQALVHGVDVWRDPVTAKAMLGNLADGVKLFDRLTGEQLVTYNGLLFGIPHDEIARRTADLLALMDMTDAAGTMVVDYSAGMTKKIALACALVHAPRLLVLDEPFESVDPVSAANIQDILTSYVAGGGTVIVSSHSMDLVQRMCDHVAIVAAGRLLVAGTVDDVRAGQSLQDRFVELVGGRRHTEGPEWLRRS from the coding sequence ATGCAGGGCGTGCCGCCGGCGCTCGAGCTGCGTGGCCTGCACAAGCGGTTCGGGCAGAAGGTCGCGGTCGCCGATCTGAGCCTGCACGTGCCCGCCGGGTCGTTCTACGGGCTGGTCGGCCCCAACGGCGCCGGCAAGACGACGACGCTGTCGATGGCGACGGGTCTGCTCGCACCCGACGCCGGCCAGGCGCTCGTGCACGGCGTCGACGTCTGGCGCGATCCGGTCACGGCCAAAGCGATGCTCGGCAACCTCGCCGACGGCGTCAAGCTGTTCGACCGGCTCACCGGCGAGCAGCTCGTCACCTACAACGGCCTGCTGTTCGGCATCCCCCACGACGAGATCGCGCGTCGCACGGCCGATCTCCTCGCCCTGATGGACATGACGGATGCCGCGGGCACGATGGTCGTCGACTACTCGGCCGGCATGACCAAGAAGATCGCGCTCGCGTGCGCGCTCGTCCACGCACCGCGGCTGCTCGTGCTGGACGAGCCGTTCGAGTCGGTCGACCCGGTGTCGGCGGCCAACATCCAGGACATCCTGACCAGCTACGTCGCCGGCGGCGGCACCGTCATCGTGTCCAGCCACTCGATGGATCTCGTGCAGCGGATGTGCGACCACGTCGCGATCGTCGCGGCCGGCCGCCTGCTGGTCGCCGGGACCGTGGACGACGTGCGCGCGGGGCAGTCGCTGCAGGACCGCTTCGTCGAGCTCGTCGGGGGCCGCCGTCACACGGAAGGGCCGGAATGGTTGCGACGCTCCTGA
- a CDS encoding ABC transporter substrate-binding protein, whose protein sequence is MAIAAFSASAIVLAGCAGGTGNEDAGGEDGEITLTVATFNDFGYTDELLQEYMDENPNVTVEHTRAAESGDARSNYFAKLGKGGLADIEAVEIDWFAEAMQYSDLLAEAPDDVKGRWLDWKEAAATDADGRLVGFGTDIGPQGICYRADLFAEAGLASDPAGVADLFNGDWENFLDVADQYKTATGKPMIDSANSVLQGIVNQIEYTYTEEDGTVIATENPEVQDAYNLVAERAVPNSAYSGQWSDDWFASMANGEFAAMLCPGWMLGIIEGNAPDTADWNIADVFPNGGGNWGGSYLTVPADGENVEAALELADWLTAPEQQMKAFANAGTFPSQTEALESQELADATNAYFQDAPVGEILTTRAEAVTVAPYKDANYFKYHDALQNAVIRVFDGVEDQETSWNTWVAEVGAF, encoded by the coding sequence GTGGCAATCGCCGCATTCTCGGCTTCCGCCATCGTCCTCGCCGGCTGCGCCGGCGGCACCGGCAACGAAGATGCCGGCGGCGAAGACGGCGAGATCACGCTGACCGTGGCCACCTTCAACGACTTCGGGTACACCGATGAACTCCTCCAGGAGTACATGGACGAGAACCCGAACGTCACCGTCGAGCACACCCGTGCCGCCGAGTCGGGCGACGCCCGCTCGAACTACTTCGCGAAGCTCGGCAAGGGCGGCCTCGCCGACATCGAGGCCGTCGAGATCGACTGGTTCGCCGAGGCCATGCAGTACTCCGACCTGCTCGCCGAGGCGCCGGACGACGTCAAGGGCCGCTGGCTGGACTGGAAGGAAGCCGCCGCGACGGACGCGGACGGCCGTCTGGTCGGCTTCGGCACCGACATCGGCCCCCAGGGCATCTGCTACCGCGCCGACCTCTTCGCCGAGGCCGGTCTCGCGAGCGACCCCGCGGGCGTCGCGGACCTGTTCAACGGTGACTGGGAGAACTTCCTCGACGTCGCCGACCAGTACAAGACCGCCACCGGCAAGCCGATGATCGACTCGGCGAACTCGGTGCTCCAGGGCATCGTCAACCAGATCGAGTACACCTACACCGAAGAGGACGGCACGGTCATCGCGACCGAGAACCCCGAGGTGCAGGACGCGTACAACCTGGTGGCTGAGCGCGCCGTCCCCAACTCGGCATACTCCGGCCAGTGGTCGGACGACTGGTTCGCGTCGATGGCCAACGGCGAGTTCGCCGCGATGCTGTGCCCGGGCTGGATGCTGGGCATCATCGAGGGCAACGCGCCCGACACCGCTGACTGGAACATCGCCGACGTGTTCCCGAACGGCGGCGGCAACTGGGGCGGGTCGTACCTGACCGTCCCGGCCGACGGCGAGAACGTCGAAGCCGCCCTCGAGCTCGCGGACTGGCTGACCGCTCCCGAGCAGCAGATGAAGGCGTTCGCCAACGCGGGCACCTTCCCGAGCCAGACCGAGGCTCTCGAGAGCCAGGAGCTCGCGGATGCCACCAACGCGTACTTCCAGGACGCGCCGGTGGGTGAGATCCTGACCACCCGTGCCGAGGCTGTGACGGTCGCGCCGTACAAGGACGCGAACTACTTCAAGTACCACGACGCGCTCCAGAACGCGGTCATCCGTGTCTTCGACGGTGTCGAGGACCAGGAGACCTCGTGGAACACGTGGGTCGCCGAGGTCGGGGCCTTCTAA
- a CDS encoding VOC family protein: MHEVAAASDRLAADTSMGAVTLLVGDLDGMTAFYRDVITLQVFSADGDEVVLGRGGRAVVVLRHEPALRHATPGAAGLFHTAILFETQEALAAALYSVAQHAPQTFTGSADHLVSQAFYLTDPEGNGVELYWDRVRTDWSWVHGQVEMATLYLDPNAFLREHLTERAASGATGQDAASVGHVHLSVGDVATARAFYVGALGFDETAGLGDQALFVSAGGYHHHMAMNVWNSRGAGPRMPALGLGRVDLDLPDADALGELGERLRHHGFDVRDDGRTLSFDDPWRNLLHATAPGRG, encoded by the coding sequence ATGCATGAAGTAGCCGCGGCATCCGACCGCCTCGCCGCCGATACATCGATGGGAGCCGTCACGCTCCTCGTGGGCGACCTGGACGGCATGACGGCGTTCTACCGCGACGTCATCACGCTGCAGGTGTTCTCGGCCGACGGCGACGAGGTCGTGCTCGGCCGCGGCGGCCGCGCAGTCGTGGTGCTGCGGCACGAGCCGGCGCTGCGGCACGCCACGCCCGGAGCGGCGGGCCTCTTCCACACGGCGATCCTGTTCGAGACGCAGGAGGCCCTGGCCGCCGCGCTGTACAGCGTCGCGCAGCACGCCCCGCAGACGTTCACCGGCTCGGCCGATCACCTCGTCAGCCAGGCCTTCTACCTCACCGACCCCGAGGGCAACGGCGTCGAGCTCTACTGGGACCGCGTCCGCACCGACTGGTCGTGGGTCCACGGCCAGGTCGAGATGGCGACGCTGTACCTCGACCCCAACGCCTTCCTGCGGGAGCACCTGACAGAGCGGGCCGCGAGCGGCGCGACCGGGCAGGACGCGGCATCCGTCGGTCACGTGCATCTGTCGGTCGGCGACGTCGCCACGGCGCGGGCGTTCTACGTCGGCGCTCTCGGGTTCGACGAGACCGCAGGGCTGGGCGACCAGGCGCTCTTCGTGAGTGCGGGCGGCTACCACCACCACATGGCGATGAACGTCTGGAACTCGCGCGGCGCCGGACCACGGATGCCTGCCCTGGGCCTCGGCCGCGTCGACCTGGATCTGCCCGACGCGGACGCGCTCGGCGAGCTCGGCGAGCGTCTGCGGCACCACGGGTTCGACGTGCGCGACGACGGCCGCACACTCTCGTTCGACGACCCCTGGCGCAACCTGCTGCACGCCACCGCACCCGGCCGCGGCTGA
- a CDS encoding cytochrome c biogenesis protein CcdA, producing MLALTVVSFAAGVLTVLAPCVLPLLPVIVGGTAVRTASTAQAAEREWYRPLVITASLAVSVVVFTLLLKATTALLGVPTWVWQAASGVIVAAFGLTMVFPGLWERLTVAAGWQAGGGRLLDRGYRRGGLSGDIALGAALGPAFSSCSPTYALIVAAVLPASFAAGVLYVSAYAVGLALALLGIALAGTALVRRLGWLADPRGVFRRVIGGLLVLVGVAVALGWDRVVQAWVLEQGWYGPIENIEQMLLG from the coding sequence ATGCTCGCGCTGACGGTCGTCTCGTTCGCGGCCGGAGTGCTGACGGTTCTCGCCCCGTGCGTGCTCCCGCTGCTTCCGGTGATCGTCGGAGGCACCGCTGTGCGGACGGCTTCGACAGCCCAGGCCGCCGAGCGCGAGTGGTACCGCCCGCTCGTGATCACGGCATCCCTCGCGGTATCGGTCGTGGTGTTCACCCTGCTTCTGAAGGCGACCACCGCACTCCTGGGGGTTCCCACCTGGGTCTGGCAGGCGGCGTCGGGCGTCATCGTCGCCGCCTTCGGGCTCACGATGGTGTTCCCCGGTCTCTGGGAGCGGCTCACGGTGGCGGCCGGCTGGCAGGCGGGCGGCGGGCGGCTGCTCGATCGGGGCTACCGCCGGGGCGGGCTGAGCGGCGACATCGCCCTGGGCGCGGCTCTCGGTCCGGCTTTCAGCAGCTGCAGCCCCACGTACGCCCTGATCGTCGCCGCGGTGCTTCCGGCGAGCTTCGCCGCCGGCGTCCTGTACGTCTCGGCCTACGCCGTCGGCCTCGCCCTCGCACTGCTCGGGATCGCTCTGGCCGGCACAGCGCTCGTTCGCCGGCTGGGCTGGCTCGCCGATCCCCGTGGCGTGTTCCGTCGCGTGATCGGCGGCCTGCTGGTGCTGGTGGGGGTGGCCGTCGCACTCGGCTGGGATCGTGTGGTGCAGGCGTGGGTGCTCGAACAGGGGTGGTACGGCCCGATCGAGAACATCGAGCAGATGCTGCTGGGGTGA
- a CDS encoding LacI family DNA-binding transcriptional regulator, whose protein sequence is MSTEAMRSAVTIEEVAAAAGVSRSTVSRVVNGSTAVSPEALESVKRAIADLNYVPNRAARSLASQKTHAVALIVPEDTTRFFGDPFFAAIVSGINSRLSRSDYVLNLFIASDDPGDKTTSYVRSGAVDGAVVVSHHTSDTFIDRIASVVPVVYGGRPVRERERDYYVDVDNVRGAYDATVYLIESGRRRIATITGPRDMPAGIDRLQGYRDALAAWELDEIAIEDGNFTADGGADAMRRILASGAKPDAVFVASDLMARGVLTVLARAGLRVPDDIAIMGFDDSPVATSVTPQLTTVRQPSFQQGERMASVLIDLLAGRHPRHVTILETELVVRDSV, encoded by the coding sequence ATGAGCACCGAGGCCATGCGATCGGCTGTCACGATCGAGGAGGTCGCCGCCGCGGCGGGGGTCTCGCGGTCGACCGTGTCGCGCGTCGTCAACGGTTCGACCGCCGTCAGCCCGGAGGCCCTGGAGTCGGTCAAGCGAGCGATCGCCGACCTCAACTACGTGCCCAACCGGGCCGCGCGGTCTCTGGCGAGCCAGAAGACGCACGCGGTCGCGCTCATCGTTCCCGAAGACACCACGAGGTTCTTCGGCGATCCCTTCTTCGCCGCCATCGTGTCGGGCATCAACTCCCGCCTGAGTCGCTCGGACTACGTCCTCAACCTCTTCATCGCGAGTGACGACCCGGGCGACAAGACCACGAGCTACGTCCGCAGCGGCGCGGTGGACGGCGCCGTCGTGGTCTCGCACCACACCAGCGACACGTTCATCGACCGCATCGCCAGCGTCGTGCCGGTCGTCTACGGCGGCCGGCCGGTGCGCGAGCGCGAGCGCGACTACTACGTCGACGTCGACAACGTGCGCGGCGCCTACGACGCCACGGTGTACCTCATCGAGAGCGGACGCCGGCGCATAGCGACGATCACGGGCCCTCGTGACATGCCCGCGGGCATCGACCGGCTCCAGGGCTACCGCGACGCGCTCGCAGCCTGGGAGCTCGACGAGATCGCCATCGAGGACGGCAACTTCACCGCCGACGGCGGCGCCGACGCGATGCGCCGGATCCTCGCCTCGGGCGCCAAGCCCGACGCGGTGTTCGTGGCGAGCGACCTCATGGCCCGCGGTGTGCTCACCGTGCTCGCCCGAGCGGGCCTCCGCGTTCCCGACGACATCGCGATCATGGGCTTCGACGACTCGCCGGTGGCGACCTCGGTCACGCCGCAGCTCACGACCGTGCGCCAGCCGTCGTTCCAGCAGGGAGAGCGCATGGCCTCGGTGCTGATCGACCTCCTCGCGGGGCGGCATCCGCGTCACGTCACGATTCTCGAGACGGAGCTCGTCGTCCGCGACTCGGTCTGA